The Vibrio astriarenae genome contains a region encoding:
- the mazG gene encoding nucleoside triphosphate pyrophosphohydrolase: MSHPIEQLQQIMATLRDPEQGCPWDLKQTFDTIVPHTIEETYEVVDAIHNQDWPNLKEELGDLLFQVIFYSQMAKEQGLFDFSEVVESVNEKLTRRHPHVFSDAKFVSDEEINANWEAEKAKEKAQVGKSEQSILDSIPASLPALSRATKIQKKCAKVGFDWDSIGPVVDKVQEEIHEVMEEALQVTPEPDKIELELGDLLFAVVNLARHLDTNPEVALGKANRKFIQRFQGVEQMALKRGKALNEYSLDELELFWVAVKNQRRD; the protein is encoded by the coding sequence ATGAGCCACCCAATAGAACAACTACAACAGATCATGGCAACGCTGCGCGACCCAGAGCAAGGCTGCCCATGGGATCTCAAGCAGACTTTTGACACGATAGTGCCGCATACGATAGAGGAGACGTATGAGGTGGTGGATGCGATTCACAATCAAGACTGGCCGAATCTAAAAGAAGAGTTGGGAGACTTACTTTTCCAAGTGATTTTCTATAGCCAAATGGCGAAAGAGCAGGGCTTGTTTGATTTTTCAGAGGTGGTAGAGAGTGTCAATGAAAAACTGACTCGACGTCATCCGCATGTTTTTTCTGATGCTAAGTTTGTTTCGGATGAAGAGATTAACGCCAATTGGGAAGCGGAGAAAGCAAAAGAAAAAGCGCAAGTAGGCAAATCGGAGCAAAGTATTCTAGACTCAATACCAGCTTCTCTACCTGCACTTTCTCGTGCTACAAAGATTCAAAAGAAGTGCGCCAAAGTCGGTTTTGATTGGGACTCCATTGGGCCGGTGGTGGATAAGGTGCAAGAAGAGATTCATGAGGTAATGGAAGAAGCACTGCAAGTGACTCCTGAGCCTGACAAAATTGAGCTTGAACTCGGTGATTTATTGTTTGCTGTGGTTAATCTGGCGAGACATTTGGATACCAATCCTGAAGTCGCGCTGGGTAAGGCCAATCGTAAGTTCATCCAGCGCTTTCAGGGTGTAGAACAGATGGCCCTAAAACGCGGTAAGGCGCTGAATGAATATAGTTTGGATGAACTGGAATTGTTTTGGGTTGCTGTGAAGAATCAACGTCGAGATTAG
- a CDS encoding CTP synthase, whose product MTTNYIFVTGGVVSSLGKGIAAASLAAILEARGLKVTMMKLDPYINVDPGTMSPTQHGEVFVTEDGAETDLDLGHYERFIRTKMTKRNNFTAGRVYSDVLAKERRGDYLGATIQVIPHITNSIKDRVIAGSEGHDVAIVEVGGTVGDIESLPFMEAIRQLAVELGRERAMFMHLTLVPYLAAAGEVKTKPTQHSVKELLSIGIQPDILVCRSDRMIPANERKKIALFCNVSEKAVISMKDVDSIYKIPQLIKSQGLDDLVCTRFGINAPEADLSEWEQVIYEEANPTGEVTIGMVGKYIELPDAYKSVNEALKHAGLKNRLNVNIKYVDSQDVESKGDEALAGLDAILVPGGFGDRGVEGKILAAKFARENKVPYLGICLGMQVALIEYARNVAGLEGAHSTEFNKETKYPVVGLITEWVDGEGKVEERTETSDLGGTMRLGSQLCHLEKGTKARELYGSATIHERHRHRYEVNNLLRPQIEKAGLKVSGLSADKKLVEMIENPEHPWFVAAQFHPEFTSTPRDGHPLFAGFVKAAGQNQRGEFEK is encoded by the coding sequence ATGACGACAAATTACATTTTTGTTACTGGCGGGGTTGTATCCTCTCTAGGTAAAGGTATTGCAGCAGCATCGCTTGCAGCTATTCTAGAAGCTCGTGGTCTTAAAGTGACTATGATGAAGCTTGACCCTTACATCAACGTTGACCCAGGCACAATGAGCCCAACTCAACATGGTGAAGTGTTCGTTACGGAAGATGGCGCTGAAACTGACCTTGACCTTGGTCACTACGAGCGATTCATTCGCACCAAGATGACTAAGCGTAACAACTTCACAGCAGGTCGTGTTTACTCTGACGTTCTAGCGAAAGAACGTCGCGGTGATTACCTAGGTGCAACCATTCAGGTAATCCCTCACATCACTAACTCAATTAAAGATCGCGTAATCGCTGGCTCAGAAGGCCACGACGTTGCTATCGTTGAAGTTGGTGGTACTGTGGGCGATATCGAGTCACTACCATTTATGGAAGCGATTCGTCAGCTTGCTGTAGAGCTAGGCCGTGAGCGTGCAATGTTTATGCACCTTACATTGGTTCCTTACCTAGCAGCAGCGGGTGAAGTGAAAACGAAACCGACACAGCACTCTGTAAAAGAGCTACTGTCTATCGGTATCCAACCAGATATTCTAGTTTGCCGCTCTGATCGTATGATTCCTGCAAACGAGCGTAAGAAGATCGCTCTGTTCTGTAATGTTTCTGAGAAAGCGGTAATCTCAATGAAGGATGTAGATTCAATCTACAAGATCCCTCAACTTATCAAATCTCAAGGCCTCGATGACCTAGTATGTACTCGTTTCGGCATCAATGCTCCTGAAGCGGATCTTTCTGAGTGGGAACAAGTTATCTACGAAGAAGCAAACCCTACAGGTGAAGTCACTATCGGTATGGTTGGTAAGTACATTGAACTACCAGATGCATACAAATCAGTGAACGAAGCGCTTAAACACGCGGGTCTTAAGAACCGCTTGAACGTGAACATCAAGTACGTTGATTCACAAGACGTTGAGAGCAAAGGTGATGAAGCGCTAGCAGGCCTAGACGCAATCCTAGTACCAGGTGGCTTCGGTGACCGCGGTGTTGAAGGGAAGATCCTTGCGGCGAAATTCGCACGTGAAAACAAAGTACCATACCTAGGTATCTGTCTAGGTATGCAAGTAGCACTGATCGAATACGCACGTAACGTTGCGGGTCTTGAAGGTGCTCATTCAACAGAATTTAATAAAGAGACCAAGTACCCTGTGGTAGGCTTGATCACTGAGTGGGTTGATGGCGAAGGCAAGGTAGAAGAGCGTACAGAAACTTCTGACCTTGGTGGTACAATGCGCCTTGGTTCACAGCTATGTCACCTAGAGAAAGGGACAAAAGCTCGTGAGCTATACGGTAGCGCAACGATTCATGAGCGTCACCGTCACCGCTACGAAGTAAACAATCTACTTCGTCCTCAAATTGAGAAAGCAGGTCTTAAAGTTTCGGGTCTGTCTGCAGACAAGAAACTGGTGGAAATGATTGAGAACCCAGAACACCCATGGTTTGTGGCTGCTCAGTTCCATCCAGAATTTACCTCGACGCCTCGCGATGGTCACCCACTATTCGCAGGCTTCGTAAAAGCTGCTGGTCAAAACCAGCGCGGTGAATTTGAGAAGTAG
- the eno gene encoding phosphopyruvate hydratase: MSKIVKVLGREIIDSRGNPTVEAEVHLEGGFVGMAAAPSGASTGSREALELRDGDKARFLGKGVLKAVEAVNGAIAEALVGKDAKAQADIDQVMIDLDGTENKSKFGANAILAVSLANAKAAAAAKGMPLFEHIAELNGTAGVFSMPLPMMNIINGGEHADNNVDIQEFMIQPVGAKTLKEALRIGAEVFHNLAKVLKSKGYSTAVGDEGGFAPNLKSNAEALEVIAEAVAAAGYELGKDVTLAMDCAASEFFDKEAGIYNMKGEGKTFSSEEFNHYLAELANQFPIVSIEDGLDESDWDGFKHQTELLGDKLQLVGDDLFVTNTKILAEGIEKGVANSILIKFNQIGSLTETLAAIKMAKDAGYTAVISHRSGETEDATIADLAVGTAAGQIKTGSMSRSDRVAKYNQLIRIEEALGERAPYNGLKEVKGQA, translated from the coding sequence ATGTCTAAGATCGTTAAAGTTCTAGGTCGTGAAATCATCGACTCACGTGGTAACCCAACTGTAGAAGCTGAAGTACACCTAGAAGGCGGTTTCGTAGGTATGGCGGCAGCTCCATCTGGCGCATCTACTGGTTCTCGCGAAGCTCTTGAGCTACGTGACGGTGACAAAGCACGTTTCCTAGGTAAAGGTGTTCTTAAAGCAGTTGAAGCTGTAAACGGCGCAATCGCTGAAGCACTAGTTGGTAAAGACGCGAAAGCTCAAGCTGACATCGACCAAGTTATGATCGACCTAGACGGCACAGAGAACAAATCTAAGTTCGGTGCTAACGCAATCCTAGCTGTATCTCTAGCAAATGCGAAAGCAGCTGCTGCAGCTAAAGGCATGCCTCTATTCGAACACATCGCTGAGCTAAACGGCACTGCAGGTGTATTCTCTATGCCTCTACCAATGATGAACATCATCAACGGTGGTGAGCACGCAGACAACAACGTTGATATCCAAGAATTCATGATTCAACCAGTTGGCGCTAAGACTCTTAAAGAAGCTCTACGCATCGGTGCTGAAGTATTCCACAACCTAGCTAAAGTTCTTAAGTCTAAAGGCTACAGCACTGCAGTTGGTGACGAAGGTGGTTTCGCTCCTAACCTTAAGTCTAACGCTGAAGCTCTAGAAGTTATCGCAGAAGCTGTTGCAGCTGCTGGTTACGAACTAGGTAAAGACGTTACTCTAGCTATGGACTGTGCAGCATCTGAGTTCTTCGACAAAGAAGCTGGCATCTACAACATGAAAGGCGAAGGTAAGACTTTCTCTTCTGAAGAGTTCAACCACTACCTAGCTGAGCTAGCTAACCAATTCCCAATCGTTTCTATCGAAGACGGTCTAGACGAGTCTGACTGGGATGGCTTCAAGCACCAAACTGAACTACTAGGTGACAAGCTTCAACTAGTAGGTGACGATCTATTCGTTACTAACACTAAGATCCTTGCTGAAGGTATCGAGAAAGGCGTAGCTAACTCTATCCTTATCAAGTTCAACCAAATCGGTTCTCTAACAGAGACTCTAGCTGCAATCAAGATGGCTAAAGACGCAGGTTACACAGCTGTAATCTCTCACCGTTCTGGCGAAACTGAAGATGCAACTATCGCTGATCTAGCGGTAGGCACTGCTGCAGGTCAAATCAAGACTGGTTCTATGAGCCGTTCTGACCGTGTTGCTAAGTACAACCAGCTAATCCGTATCGAGGAAGCTCTAGGTGAGCGCGCTCCTTACAACGGTCTTAAAGAAGTTAAAGGTCAAGCTTAA